A genomic segment from Bacteroidales bacterium encodes:
- a CDS encoding type II toxin-antitoxin system MqsA family antitoxin, whose translation MECVICKNGTTSEGLVTITLERESVIVVFKNVPALVCKNCGDFYLTDKTTKLLFNIANNTIKKGVEFEIINLKLVA comes from the coding sequence ATGGAATGTGTAATTTGTAAAAACGGAACAACAAGTGAAGGATTAGTAACAATCACTCTTGAACGAGAAAGTGTAATTGTAGTTTTTAAAAATGTTCCTGCCTTAGTTTGTAAAAATTGCGGCGATTTTTACTTAACTGATAAAACTACGAAATTGCTGTTTAATATTGCAAATAACACTATTAAAAAGGGTGTCGAATTTGAAATTATTAATTTAAAATTAGTTGCTTAA
- a CDS encoding DUF4258 domain-containing protein produces the protein MRNNYIFFQNRKADKTAFSALTENILKNGETIMTYPDDIPYPSMLLFAYQNDRPLHVVCSYNSEDKTIIIITAYEPVSEIWKNYFKTRKNK, from the coding sequence TTGAGAAATAATTATATATTTTTTCAAAACAGGAAAGCAGATAAAACTGCCTTCTCTGCTTTGACGGAAAATATACTTAAAAACGGGGAAACAATAATGACATATCCGGATGATATACCATATCCGAGTATGCTGTTATTCGCATACCAAAATGATAGACCGCTACATGTTGTTTGCAGTTATAATTCAGAAGATAAAACAATAATTATTATAACAGCTTATGAACCGGTATCTGAAATTTGGAAAAATTATTTTAAAACACGAAAAAACAAATAA
- a CDS encoding endonuclease/exonuclease/phosphatase family protein, translating to MFKKRLKSKTALLLFSIVLISTTAKAQTKEYKIGCFAFYNLENLFDTIDSKDTYDTEFTPEGKKVWNSEKYYKKLDKMAEVISQIGDEYIKGGPHILGVSEIENRSVLEDLIKMPQLLSSDYGIVHYQSPDERGIDVGLLYRKDFFKVLQSSSHVLKFDFDKDDETRAQLLVTGLYDGDTIHIIVDHWPSRGGGELASRPKRNAAGDLARQTVDSLFNINKDAKIIVMGDLNDNPDNESVKKHLKSNRSIDKLKDGELYNPYYNIYKKGVGTNAYRDAWSLFDQLIISQGLISDDKSTYVYWKSNIFRKKFLIQNEGKFKGYPKRTFSYDRFQNGYSDHFPVYMFLIKEK from the coding sequence ATGTTTAAAAAAAGATTAAAATCAAAGACAGCCCTGCTGCTTTTTTCAATAGTTCTAATCAGCACTACTGCTAAAGCCCAAACAAAAGAATATAAAATTGGATGCTTTGCATTTTACAATCTTGAAAACTTATTCGATACAATTGATTCTAAAGACACATATGATACAGAATTCACACCTGAAGGCAAAAAAGTATGGAATTCCGAAAAATATTATAAAAAATTAGATAAAATGGCGGAAGTCATCTCACAAATCGGAGATGAATATATTAAAGGCGGCCCGCATATTCTCGGAGTTTCCGAAATTGAAAACAGAAGTGTTTTGGAAGATCTTATTAAAATGCCTCAATTATTATCATCCGATTACGGAATTGTTCATTATCAGTCTCCGGACGAACGCGGAATTGATGTGGGTTTGTTATACAGAAAAGATTTTTTTAAAGTTTTACAATCAAGTTCACATGTTCTTAAATTTGATTTTGATAAAGATGATGAAACAAGGGCTCAACTTCTTGTTACCGGATTATATGACGGCGACACAATTCATATTATTGTAGATCACTGGCCCTCAAGAGGAGGCGGAGAATTGGCAAGCCGACCAAAAAGAAATGCAGCCGGTGATCTGGCAAGGCAAACAGTTGATTCTCTTTTCAATATTAATAAAGATGCAAAGATTATTGTAATGGGAGATTTAAATGATAATCCGGATAACGAAAGTGTTAAAAAACATCTGAAATCAAATCGCAGTATTGATAAATTGAAAGATGGAGAATTATACAATCCGTATTATAACATATATAAAAAAGGAGTCGGTACTAATGCTTATCGTGATGCATGGAGCTTATTTGACCAGTTAATAATTTCGCAAGGATTAATATCAGATGATAAAAGCACTTATGTATATTGGAAATCTAATATATTCAGAAAAAAGTTTTTAATTCAAAACGAAGGTAAATTTAAAGGTTATCCGAAAAGAACATTCTCATATGACCGTTTTCAAAACGGATACAGTGATCATTTTCCGGTTTATATGTTTTTGATAAAAGAAAAATAG
- a CDS encoding TonB-dependent receptor: MRRILLLLSLFLFAFTIINAQVKVTGVVKDKVSQKTLQGVQIVLEGAGFESKTDSDGKFELNGIPPGTYLLNLTLNDYETVSQSIKVEKSDIDLGVIFMNLSIQSNGNDIIIELSNDELVSSDDDLQTNISGILHGSKDVFMNTAGFTFGPLRFRLRGYDNKYSNLHMNGIQTNDMESGRAVWAYWGGLNDAVRNKETFKGIAETDYTFGGIGGSTNINTRASHIRVGTKLTYSFTNRNYHHRAMFLHSTGMMKNGWAIAISGSRRYADEGYTEGTFYDAYAYFTSIEKKFNDKHSIGLVAFGAPSKRGGRSATTQEVYDMTSTIYNPNWGWQDGEKRNAKISDSHTPFAILTHYWDIDKTSKLETSFAYSRGKYNKTSLNWYNAKDPRPDYYRYLPSYMTGDEAIQTRTEEFENGERQIDWDAMYQTNYTSFDTIFNADGIEGNTVTGRRSQYIVEDRRNENNQFWFNTVYNKMLNDNFKLSAGIQHRYYKARHYKTLVDLLGGDYVVDIDKYAERDLSGEGVADNDINIPNHIINETGDVFGNDYYANVNYTELWAQASYNLNKFDFYLTGNGSYKYYWRTGNMQNGKFPDNSAGDSEKLSFTNYGAKAGLTYKLSGMHFLHGDAAYFTKAPDFRNTFVSPRTRNQIIDGLTSETILSAQAGYVLQSSKVKATFDVFYTEFRDQAEVRSFYFDGYRSFVNFVMTGIDKTHQGMELGIEYTLLPGLSVYGVGNLGYYRWSSRPSFSIYVDNSAADIEFENETVYAEDFLVSGTPQTAFSVGIKYFAPKYWWIGINGNYLDDRYLSFSALTRTIDAIANTDHSSQEFLDLINQDKLPSSFTLNAFLGKSFRFDYKYFFNISLNVSNILDDKNIITGGYEQARIDKYFENLDKFPPKYYYYSGLQYYLNISFRF; this comes from the coding sequence ATGAGAAGAATATTGCTTTTGCTTTCATTATTTTTATTTGCATTTACGATTATAAATGCACAAGTAAAAGTAACGGGAGTTGTTAAGGATAAAGTTTCACAAAAAACTTTACAGGGAGTACAAATTGTTCTTGAAGGAGCAGGTTTTGAAAGTAAGACTGACTCTGACGGGAAATTTGAGTTGAACGGTATTCCGCCCGGAACATATTTACTGAATTTAACTTTAAATGATTATGAGACTGTTAGTCAAAGTATCAAAGTAGAGAAATCAGACATTGATCTTGGTGTGATATTTATGAACTTATCTATTCAAAGCAACGGTAATGATATTATTATTGAGCTTTCAAATGATGAACTTGTGAGCAGTGATGATGATCTGCAAACAAATATTTCCGGAATTTTACACGGTTCAAAAGATGTGTTTATGAATACAGCCGGTTTTACTTTCGGTCCGTTAAGATTCAGATTAAGAGGGTATGATAATAAATATTCAAATCTTCATATGAACGGTATTCAAACTAATGATATGGAATCAGGCCGTGCTGTTTGGGCATATTGGGGAGGATTAAATGATGCTGTAAGAAATAAAGAAACTTTTAAAGGCATTGCAGAAACTGATTATACATTCGGAGGAATAGGAGGTTCAACAAATATTAATACCAGAGCATCGCATATAAGAGTCGGTACAAAACTGACTTACTCTTTTACAAACAGAAATTATCATCACAGAGCCATGTTTTTGCATAGTACAGGAATGATGAAGAATGGTTGGGCAATTGCAATATCAGGCTCAAGAAGATATGCAGATGAAGGTTATACAGAAGGGACATTTTATGATGCTTATGCATATTTCACTTCAATAGAAAAGAAATTCAATGATAAGCACAGTATCGGCTTGGTTGCTTTTGGTGCTCCGTCTAAAAGAGGCGGAAGAAGTGCAACAACTCAAGAAGTTTACGATATGACAAGTACTATATACAATCCTAATTGGGGTTGGCAAGACGGAGAAAAAAGGAATGCAAAAATTTCGGATTCTCATACTCCGTTTGCAATTCTTACTCATTATTGGGATATTGATAAGACAAGCAAACTTGAAACTTCTTTTGCTTATTCGAGAGGCAAGTACAATAAAACATCTTTAAATTGGTATAATGCTAAAGATCCAAGGCCTGATTATTACCGTTATTTACCGAGTTATATGACCGGTGATGAAGCAATTCAAACAAGAACTGAAGAATTTGAAAACGGTGAGCGTCAAATTGACTGGGATGCAATGTACCAAACAAATTACACAAGCTTTGATACAATTTTTAATGCTGACGGCATAGAAGGGAATACTGTTACAGGAAGGCGTTCACAATATATTGTTGAAGACAGAAGAAACGAAAACAATCAATTTTGGTTTAATACTGTATATAATAAGATGTTGAATGATAATTTTAAACTTTCGGCAGGTATTCAACACAGATATTACAAAGCAAGACATTATAAAACATTAGTAGATCTTCTCGGCGGTGATTATGTTGTAGATATTGATAAATATGCTGAAAGGGATCTATCCGGTGAAGGCGTTGCAGATAATGACATTAATATCCCGAATCATATTATAAATGAAACAGGAGATGTGTTTGGTAATGATTATTATGCAAATGTTAATTATACAGAATTATGGGCACAAGCTTCTTATAATTTAAATAAATTTGATTTCTATTTAACCGGTAACGGGTCTTATAAATACTATTGGAGAACCGGAAATATGCAAAACGGTAAATTTCCTGATAATTCTGCAGGAGATTCAGAAAAATTATCTTTTACTAATTATGGTGCAAAAGCAGGTTTGACATATAAATTGTCAGGTATGCATTTTCTTCACGGAGATGCTGCATATTTTACCAAAGCACCGGATTTCAGAAACACATTTGTATCTCCGAGAACAAGAAATCAAATTATTGACGGACTTACAAGTGAGACTATTCTTTCGGCACAAGCAGGGTATGTTCTTCAATCTTCAAAAGTAAAAGCTACTTTTGATGTTTTTTATACTGAATTCAGAGACCAAGCAGAAGTCAGAAGTTTTTATTTTGACGGATACAGAAGTTTTGTGAATTTTGTAATGACAGGTATTGATAAAACACATCAAGGAATGGAATTGGGAATTGAATATACTTTATTACCCGGGTTATCAGTCTATGGTGTCGGAAATCTCGGTTATTACAGATGGTCATCTCGTCCTTCTTTCAGTATTTATGTTGATAATAGTGCTGCTGATATTGAATTTGAAAATGAAACTGTTTATGCTGAAGATTTTTTAGTGAGCGGTACTCCACAAACAGCTTTTTCGGTAGGAATTAAATATTTTGCTCCGAAATATTGGTGGATTGGAATTAACGGCAACTATCTTGATGACAGGTATTTATCATTTAGTGCTTTAACAAGAACAATTGATGCTATTGCTAATACAGATCATTCAAGTCAAGAGTTTTTAGACTTAATTAATCAAGATAAGCTTCCAAGTTCATTCACCTTAAATGCTTTTCTCGGAAAATCATTCAGATTTGATTATAAATATTTTTTTAATATAAGTTTAAATGTTTCTAACATATTAGATGATAAAAATATTATAACAGGAGGATATGAACAAGCAAGGATTGATAAATATTTTGAAAATTTGGATAAGTTTCCGCCTAAATATTATTACTATTCAGGATTACAATATTACTTGAATATCAGTTTCAGGTTTTAA
- a CDS encoding DUF5689 domain-containing protein, which translates to MKNIINITAIITLIVIMFSGCVKENFDLTPEKIYSVDFDANTTISELKEMFSSTEIIDTNIIIKGTVISDDSHGNFYEELVIQDSTGGIEIQIDKSDLFKSYPVGQMVYIKCKGLVISEYKGVKQLTYMTNGSSDKFPESAVDQYLFKSGEGLPIVPKTVEIADLSDEHINTLIKLEGVEFIENDIDTTFADPGDDASRTITDFAENTLIVRTSEYADFAYDNIPDGNGYIIAVYAVYNDDKQIYIRDINEIDLTGERINRSYLIDEGFDDDLGEFSAYSVVGSQGWYHEPDYDNGCALMSGYSGSPQDNEDWLISSSLDMSALNDALLMFTHAGSLYGSTWDNTSIQISTDYDGVSNPSTTGTWTEIKDYEKPTSWTFIPSGSIDMKSYCGSSNVYIAFKYISDTSAALKWEVGSVKIIVQ; encoded by the coding sequence ATGAAAAATATCATAAATATAACAGCAATTATAACATTAATAGTGATAATGTTTTCCGGTTGTGTTAAAGAGAACTTTGATTTAACTCCCGAAAAAATTTATTCTGTTGATTTTGATGCTAATACAACAATTTCAGAATTAAAAGAAATGTTTTCTTCTACAGAAATAATTGATACAAATATAATAATAAAAGGAACTGTAATTTCAGACGACAGTCACGGCAATTTCTATGAGGAACTTGTAATACAGGATAGTACAGGAGGTATTGAAATACAAATAGATAAATCTGATTTGTTTAAAAGTTATCCGGTAGGACAAATGGTATATATTAAATGTAAAGGTTTGGTTATTAGTGAGTATAAAGGTGTGAAGCAACTTACATATATGACTAACGGAAGTTCTGATAAATTCCCTGAAAGTGCTGTTGATCAATATTTATTTAAATCCGGAGAAGGTTTGCCTATTGTTCCGAAAACAGTTGAAATTGCTGATTTATCTGATGAACATATAAATACTCTGATTAAGCTCGAAGGAGTTGAATTTATTGAAAATGACATTGATACAACTTTTGCAGACCCCGGAGATGATGCAAGCAGAACGATTACAGATTTTGCTGAAAACACTCTAATTGTCAGAACATCTGAATATGCAGATTTTGCTTATGATAATATTCCGGACGGAAACGGATATATTATTGCTGTTTACGCTGTATATAATGATGATAAACAAATTTATATCAGAGATATTAATGAAATTGATTTGACAGGTGAAAGAATTAACAGATCTTATTTGATTGATGAAGGCTTTGATGATGATTTAGGTGAATTTTCTGCATACAGCGTGGTCGGTTCTCAAGGATGGTATCATGAACCTGACTATGATAACGGTTGTGCATTAATGAGCGGTTATTCCGGCAGCCCTCAAGACAATGAAGATTGGTTAATTAGTTCTTCACTTGATATGAGTGCCCTAAATGATGCACTTTTGATGTTTACTCATGCAGGAAGTTTATACGGAAGCACTTGGGATAATACAAGTATCCAAATATCAACAGATTACGACGGAGTAAGTAATCCTTCAACAACCGGAACATGGACAGAAATAAAAGATTATGAAAAACCTACAAGTTGGACTTTTATTCCTTCCGGATCAATTGATATGAAAAGCTATTGCGGAAGTTCAAACGTTTATATTGCATTTAAATATATTTCTGACACATCAGCTGCTTTGAAATGGGAAGTTGGTTCAGTAAAGATAATTGTTCAATAA
- a CDS encoding DUF5689 domain-containing protein — protein MKQIIKSIIITATVIFALTLTGCKKYEFEPPEQDGCDLGFEPNTSIEDFINMYSGNGEPFLIDTNIIIKGTVIANDKSGNYYKSFVIQDSTETGEQTGLLISVNEYETHNKYHAGDMLYIKCEGLYLGFYGGVIQLGALYEGEIGRIEEPLVDLHIFNACGGKPIKPKLVQISQLNAVPVNTLIELEDVQFKLGELDETYADAVNKVTTDQVLVNCNNDNVIVRTSGYAKFAADTIPKGKGSLIAVKGMYNSDVQLIIKDINDVKLSGVRCGAIYEKDFDDFDFESPGSSSIDNFVSGCWMTYIAEGTSNWVLASYDGDNYYAEISNYDGTSNSASEAWLISPAMNMALLNNPVLNFISAFNYDGDDITVKISTDYTGSESPAEATWQNLSVTLPSSGGYSWTNSGDVDLSDFIESSSVYIAFVYTGSDSSGKHWEVDNISISEN, from the coding sequence ATGAAACAAATAATAAAATCAATAATTATAACAGCAACAGTTATTTTTGCCTTGACACTTACAGGTTGTAAAAAATATGAATTTGAACCTCCTGAACAAGACGGATGTGATTTAGGTTTTGAACCTAACACATCAATTGAAGATTTTATAAATATGTATTCCGGTAACGGGGAACCTTTTCTGATTGATACAAATATAATTATAAAAGGAACTGTTATCGCTAATGATAAATCAGGTAACTATTACAAGTCATTTGTGATACAAGACAGCACCGAAACAGGAGAGCAAACAGGGCTTCTTATAAGTGTTAACGAATATGAAACCCATAATAAATATCATGCAGGAGATATGTTATATATAAAGTGTGAAGGATTATATCTTGGTTTTTACGGAGGAGTAATTCAACTCGGGGCATTATATGAAGGAGAAATTGGCAGAATAGAAGAACCTTTAGTTGATTTGCATATTTTTAATGCATGCGGAGGTAAACCGATTAAACCGAAATTGGTTCAAATTTCACAGTTGAATGCAGTCCCGGTGAATACACTGATTGAGTTGGAAGATGTACAATTTAAATTAGGCGAACTTGATGAAACATATGCTGATGCTGTAAACAAAGTTACAACAGACCAGGTATTAGTAAATTGTAATAATGATAATGTTATTGTAAGAACAAGCGGATATGCAAAATTTGCAGCTGATACTATACCAAAAGGTAAAGGAAGTTTAATTGCTGTAAAAGGCATGTATAATAGTGATGTTCAACTGATTATAAAAGATATTAATGATGTTAAATTATCAGGTGTAAGATGCGGAGCAATTTATGAAAAAGATTTTGATGATTTTGATTTTGAATCTCCCGGAAGCAGTTCGATTGACAACTTTGTTTCAGGCTGTTGGATGACATATATTGCCGAAGGAACTTCAAATTGGGTACTTGCATCTTATGACGGAGATAACTATTATGCAGAAATCTCGAACTATGACGGTACTTCAAACAGTGCTTCTGAAGCTTGGTTAATATCCCCGGCTATGAATATGGCACTTCTGAACAATCCTGTTCTTAATTTTATAAGTGCTTTTAATTATGACGGAGATGATATTACAGTTAAAATTTCAACTGACTATACAGGTTCAGAATCACCTGCGGAAGCAACTTGGCAAAACTTATCAGTTACGTTGCCTTCATCCGGTGGTTATTCATGGACAAATTCAGGAGATGTTGATTTATCTGACTTTATTGAATCAAGCTCAGTTTATATTGCATTTGTTTATACAGGTTCTGATTCTTCCGGGAAACATTGGGAAGTTGATAATATCAGTATCTCTGAAAATTAA
- a CDS encoding XdhC family protein, with protein sequence MNIWNQILLNLKQNKRVVLLLVVENKGSSPGRQGFKMIVTEEGKHSGSIGGGATEHKLINSAKKMLSENILKPELHEQIHRTDKDMQKSGMICSGENTVILYPLYDIHTDNIQEISTAETLGHELTFIMSVNSFNIQMSASIDCQYEYSDDNIYKEIIGYKHTVLIFGGGHVGAALSKQLKMLDFYVKVYDNRKELDTMTSNTYADEKHIINFNEVDKYIPKKKDVYAIIASFSHSHDKRILGKLLTKDLSYLGMMGSKNKVKEIFRLLKNEGFKKEDLDKVSAPIGVAIKSETPEEIAVSIAAEIIDIKNSG encoded by the coding sequence ATGAATATCTGGAATCAAATATTACTGAATTTAAAGCAAAACAAAAGAGTTGTTCTTTTATTAGTTGTAGAGAACAAAGGCAGCAGCCCGGGAAGACAAGGATTTAAAATGATTGTTACAGAAGAAGGTAAACATTCAGGTTCAATCGGCGGCGGTGCAACAGAACATAAATTAATTAATAGTGCAAAAAAAATGCTTTCAGAAAATATACTGAAACCTGAACTACACGAACAAATTCACAGAACAGATAAAGATATGCAAAAATCGGGAATGATTTGTTCAGGTGAAAATACCGTAATCCTTTACCCTTTATATGATATTCATACAGATAATATTCAAGAGATCAGCACTGCTGAAACTTTGGGACATGAACTAACTTTTATAATGAGTGTTAATTCATTTAACATTCAAATGAGTGCAAGTATTGATTGTCAATATGAATATTCCGACGATAATATTTACAAAGAAATTATTGGATATAAACATACTGTACTGATATTCGGAGGCGGACATGTTGGTGCAGCATTATCAAAACAACTGAAAATGCTTGATTTTTATGTAAAAGTTTATGATAACAGAAAAGAATTGGATACGATGACATCAAACACTTATGCAGATGAAAAGCATATTATTAACTTTAATGAAGTTGATAAATATATTCCGAAAAAAAAGGATGTTTATGCAATAATCGCAAGTTTCAGCCACAGCCATGATAAAAGAATACTCGGTAAACTTCTGACAAAAGATTTAAGCTATCTCGGTATGATGGGCAGCAAGAACAAAGTAAAAGAAATATTCAGACTGCTTAAAAATGAAGGTTTTAAAAAAGAAGATTTAGATAAAGTTTCAGCACCTATAGGTGTAGCGATAAAAAGTGAAACACCTGAAGAGATTGCGGTTAGTATTGCTGCTGAGATTATTGATATTAAGAATTCGGGCTGA